One Gossypium raimondii isolate GPD5lz chromosome 3, ASM2569854v1, whole genome shotgun sequence genomic window carries:
- the LOC105794095 gene encoding WD repeat-containing protein RUP2 — protein sequence MGAIDWSKSPKPSNTTISLSFEWAMKNLSSGIHPTLPTKQTLKHQGDRLEIPSAAARCEWDFSLSTVVSSSANAAVSDALGSIEFDPSNTVVATGGIARKIRIYSLNSLLPEDNIQLLTRGEQNDTAFLDHVNACSFYICTPAKLSSLRWRPGSGGRLLGSGDYDGVVMEYDLERKLPVFERDEHGGRRVWSVDYSHWDPFVGASGSDDGTMQMWDPRCGGEGGECVAKVQPAAARSSVCCVEFSPFGDSLIALGCADRMAYAYDVRKMVEPLHVLEGHTKTVTYVRFLDAQTMVSAGTDGCLKLWNMSDCGLIRTCKGHVNSRSFVGLSVWRHGGLLGCGSENNQVFVYDKRWDEPICARGLEPMARPGFGHAFVSSVCWRQVQEDHCTLLAGGSDGVLQVFVGTKIS from the coding sequence ATGGGAGCCATTGATTGGTCTAAAAGTCCAAAACCCTCCAACACCACCATCTCCCTTTCATTTGAATGGGCAATGAAAAATCTCTCCTCTGGAATCCACCCAACCCTCCCTACGAAACAAACACTAAAACACCAAGGAGATCGGTTGGAAATACCATCAGCAGCAGCTCGTTGTGAGTGGGATTTTTCTCTTTCCACCGTCGTCTCCTCCAGCGCCAATGCCGCCGTCTCCGACGCTCTTGGCTCCATCGAATTCGACCCTTCTAATACCGTCGTAGCAACAGGAGGGATCGCAAGAAAGATTAGGATTTACAGTTTGAATTCTTTGCTACCGGAAGACAACATCCAATTATTAACCCGAGGTGAACAAAACGATACTGCCTTTCTAGACCATGTTAATGCATGTAGCTTTTACATATGTACTCCAGCTAAGCTCAGCAGCCTTAGATGGAGACCCGGTTCCGGAGGCCGCCTTCTCGGTTCGGGAGACTACGACGGGGTGGTCATGGAATATGATCTAGAGCGGAAGCTTCCGGTCTTCGAACGGGATGAGCACGGCGGGAGACGGGTTTGGAGCGTGGACTATTCGCATTGGGATCCATTTGTTGGTGCATCTGGCTCAGATGATGGCACCATGCAAATGTGGGACCCACGATGTGGCGGCGAAGGAGGGGAATGCGTGGCTAAGGTGCAGCCCGCCGCGGCTCGTAGCTCGGTCTGTTGCGTGGAGTTCAGCCCCTTCGGCGATTCGTTAATAGCGCTGGGATGCGCAGACCGGATGGCGTATGCGTACGATGTGCGGAAAATGGTGGAGCCTTTGCATGTGTTGGAAGGACATACGAAAACGGTGACGTACGTTAGATTTTTGGATGCCCAAACAATGGTTTCAGCAGGAACGGATGGGTGTTTAAAGCTGTGGAATATGAGTGATTGTGGTTTGATTAGAACGTGCAAAGGGCATGTGAATAGTCGAAGCTTCGTTGGGCTGTCAGTTTGGAGACATGGTGGGTTGCTTGGATGTGGGTCAGAAAATAACCAGGTATTTGTTTATGATAAGAGGTGGGATGAGCCCATTTGCGCGCGGGGGTTGGAGCCAATGGCTAGACCTGGGTTCGGCCATGCCTTCGTCAGTAGCGTATGCTGGAGGCAAGTCCAGGAAGACCACTGCACACTTTTGGCTGGGGGTTCCGATGGGGTTTTACAGGTTTTTGTGGGCACAAAAATATCATAG
- the LOC105794096 gene encoding probable inactive receptor kinase At1g48480 yields MFTQFFFIAILSSLLLQVAKPDLVTDRAALLSLRSSVGGRTLLWNVSNQSPCSWAGVTCERNRVTVLRLPGVALSGQIPTGIFGNLTQLRTLSLRLNSLTGPLPSDLALCQNLRNLYLQGNHFSGEIPEFLFGLHDLVRLSLSGNNFSGEVSVGFNNLTRLRTLLLDSNSLSGSVPELGSLQNLDQFNVSNNLLNGSIPKGLQKYGFDAFLGNLLCGKPLDKACPATATAAPGNTSEPANPTNENKPEKKKKSKLSGGAIAGIVIGSVLGFLLIVVILMILCRKKSSKKSRSIDITSLKNQEMEIPGEKSGGEMENGGYANGNGNGYSVAAAAVAAMVGGGAKAAENSGTGAKKLVFFGNATRVFDLEDLLRASAEVLGKGTFGTAYKAVLEGGNAVAVKRLKDVTISEREFKDKIEGVGAMDHQHLVPLRAYYFSRDEKLLVYDYMPMGSLSALLHGNKGAGRTPLNWDIRSGIALGAACGIEYLHSQGPNVSHGNIKSSNILLTKSYEARVSDFGLANIVGSSSSPNRVLGYRAPEVTDPRKVSQKADVYSFGVLLLELLTGKAPTHSILNEEGIDLPRWVQSVVREEWTSEVFDLELLRYQNVEEEMVQLLQLAVDCAAQYPDKRPTMSQVRSRIEELRQSSLRDDLIPQPA; encoded by the exons ATGTTCACCCAGTTTTTTTTCATTGCCATTCTTTCTTCACTCCTACTGCAGGTGGCCAAACCAGATCTTGTCACCGACAGAGCTGCTCTTTTGAGCCTTCGTTCCTCAGTCGGAGGCAGAACCCTCTTATGGAACGTCTCGAACCAGAGTCCATGCTCGTGGGCTGGGGTTACGTGCGAGCGGAACCGCGTCACAGTGCTTAGACTACCTGGTGTTGCTCTCTCTGGCCAAATTCCGACTGGCATTTTCGGGAACTTGACTCAGCTGCGCACCCTCAGTCTACGTCTCAACTCGTTAACTGGACCACTCCCTTCGGATCTTGCTCTCTGTCAAAACCTCCGAAACCTTTACTTGCAGGGAAACCATTTTTCGGGTGAGATACCGGAGTTCCTTTTTGGTCTTCATGATTTAGTGAGGCTAAGTCTTTCTGGGAACAACTTTTCTGGGGAAGTCTCTGTTGGGTTCAACAATTTGACGAGGTTAAGAACTTTGCTTCTTGACAGCAACAGTCTTTCTGGGTCGGTACCTGAGTTGGGTTCTTTGCAAAACCTCGACCAATTTAATGTGTCAAATAATTTGTTGAACGGCTCAATCCCCAAGGGGTTACAGAAATATGGGTTCGATGCTTTTCTGGGGAATTTGCTTTGTGGGAAACCGCTTGACAAGGCTTGCCCTGCCACTGCTACTGCTGCTCCTGGGAATACAAGTGAGCCCGCCAATCCAACGAATGAGAATAAACcggagaaaaagaagaagagcaaGTTGTCTGGGGGTGCAATTGCAGGTATTGTTATTGGATCTGTGCTGGGATTTCTTCTGATTGTTgtgattttaatgattttatgtaGAAAGAAGAGTAGCAAGAAATCGAGGTCAATTGACATCACTTCGCTTAAGAATCAAGAAATGGAGATTCCTGGGGAGAAATCAGGTGGGGAAATGGAGAATGGTGGATATGCGAATGGGAATGGGAATGGGTATTCAGTGGCGGCGGCGGCAGTAGCAGCAATGGTGGGTGGTGGAGCCAAAGCGGCCGAAAACAGTGGGACCGGAGCTAAGAAGTTGGTCTTCTTTGGGAATGCAACGCGAGTGTTTGACTTGGAGGATTTGTTGAGAGCTTCTGCAGAGGTTTTAGGTAAAGGCACGTTTGGAACAGCATATAAAGCAGTGTTGGAAGGTGGAAACGCAGTGGCTGTTAAGAGACTCAAGGATGTCACTATATCTGAGAGGGAATTTAAGGATAAGATCGAAGGGGTTGGAGCTATGGATCATCAGCATTTGGTCCCTCTCAGAGCTTACTATTTTAGTAGGGATGAGAAGCTTCTTGTTTATGATTACATGCCCATGGGAAGCTTATCTGCGCTTTTGCATG GGAATAAAGGGGCAGGAAGGACTCCACTGAACTGGGACATTAGGTCTGGAATTGCTCTTGGAGCTGCCTGTGGAATTGAATACCTCCACTCTCAAGGCCCTAATGTCTCTCATGGAAAcataaaatcttcaaatatccTCCTCACTAAATCCTATGAAGCTCGAGTTTCGGATTTTGGACTGGCAAACATTGTAGGTTCATCGTCCAGTCCCAATAGAGTGCTGGGGTACCGGGCACCAGAGGTGACTGACCCCCGCAAAGTATCACAAAAGGCTGATGTTTATAGCTTTGGTGTGTTGCTTTTGGAGTTATTGACTGGGAAAGCCCCCACCCATTCAATCTTGAACGAGGAAGGAATTGACCTCCCGAGGTGGGTGCAGTCTGTTGTTCGTGAAGAATGGACTTCCGAGGTGTTTGATCTTGAGCTCCTCAGGTATCAGAATGTGGAGGAAGAGATGGTCCAACTCTTGCAACTTGCTGTTGATTGTGCTGCACAATACCCCGACAAGCGCCCCACCATGTCTCAAGTGAGGAGCCGAATTGAGGAGCTACGTCAATCTAGTTTGCGAGACGATCTGATCCCGCAGCCTGCCTGA